A section of the Citrus sinensis cultivar Valencia sweet orange chromosome 8, DVS_A1.0, whole genome shotgun sequence genome encodes:
- the LOC112498644 gene encoding receptor-like protein EIX2, with the protein MLNGSIPLSLGKISHLEYLDLSNNKMNGTLSEIHFVNLTKLTWFSASGNSLILQVNPNWVPPFQLKTLLLMSCHLGPQFPSWLHSQNNLSVLDISNARISDTIPRWFWNSIFQYEYLNISSNQIYGEIPDFDPLPPHTPALRPILDLSNNSLSGSMIHFICNGENKLSGIIPESFKNFSNLEVLNLGDNEFVGKIPTWMGEGFTSLLILILRSNKFDGFLPIQLCRLTSLQILDVANNSLSGTMPGCVNNFSAMATIDSSHQSNAMSYFEVTAYDYEVLEDASIVMKGSMVEYNSILNLVRIIDVSKNNFSGEIPMELTLS; encoded by the exons ATGCTGAATGGTTCTATTCCATTGTCTTTGGGAAAAATTTCACACTTAGAATATCTAGATTTGTCCAACAACAAGATGAATGGAACACTTTCTGAAATTCACTTTGTCAATCTAACAAAATTGACTTGGTTTTCTGCATCAGGAAACTCGCTAATCTTGCAAGTGAATCCCAATTGGGTTCCTCCTTTCCAACTCAAAACATTGCTCTTGATGTCATGTCATTTAGGACCTCAATTTCCATCGTGGCTTCattcacaaaataatttatctgtTTTGGATATATCCAATGCAAGAATTTCAGATACTATCCCTCGTTGGTTTTGGAATTCCATTTTTCAGTATGAGTATTTGAATATCTCTAGCAACCAAATCTATGGTGAGATTCCGGATTTTGACCCTCTACCGCCCCATACACCTGCTTTAAGGCCCATACTTGATCTTTCCAATAATTCTTTGTCGGGATCCATGATCCATTTCATATGCAACGGCGAGAATAA ATTGTCTGGAATAATTCCTGAGTcatttaagaatttttcaaatttggaaGTACTTAACTTGGGTGACAATGAGTTTGTCGGCAAGATTCCAACATGGATGGGAGAAGGATTTACAAGTTTGTTGATTCTCATTCTTCGATCAAACAAGTTTGATGGCTTTTTACCGATTCAACTTTGTCGTCTAACTTCTCTACAAATTTTAGATGTTGCAAATAACAGTCTCTCAGGGACCATGCCGGGATGCGTTAATAACTTTTCTGCTATGGCAACAATTGACTCATCTCATCAGAGTAATGCTATGTCCTACTTTGAAGTAACAGCCTACGACTATGAGGTTCTGGAGGATGCATCAATTGTGATGAAAGGATCTATGGTTGAATATAACTCCATTCTTAATTTGGTAAGAATCATTGATGTTTCCAAGAATAATTTCTCAGGAGAAATACCTATGGAACTGACATTATCTTAG
- the LOC107177533 gene encoding receptor-like protein EIX1, with the protein MKSTMVVFVALLFLELFTLVTMINISFCIGNPNVGCVDSERQALLKLKQDLSDPSNRLASWNIGDGDCCAWDGVVCNNFTGHVLQLNLGNPNPNYGTGSKLVGKINPSLFDLKHLIHLDLSDNDFQGIQTPSYLGSLKNLRYLNLSGAEFAGVIPHQLGNISNLQYLDLSKSYYELQVESISWLSGLSFLEHLDLSLVDLTKSSDGLVTINSLPSLKVLKLSSCELHHFPSLPSTNFSSLKALDLSGNHFNNSLFQYSSWVFGLRNLVFFDLSDNEFHGKIPSGLGNLTFLRHLDLSSNEFNSAIPGWLSKLNDLEFLSLRGNSLHGTISSMGLEKLTSIKTLDLSFNVELGGQIPTSFVRLCKLTSIDVSYVKLGQDLSQVLDIFSSCGAYALESLVLSGCHICGHLTNQLGQFKSLHTLELRDNSLSGPLPPALGELSSMKNLDLFNNTLDGAIPMSLGQLSHLELMDLSNNRLNGTLSEIHFVNLTKLTSFSAFGNSLIFKVNQSWVPPFQLEKLRLRSCHLGPQFPSWLRSQKHLFILDISNTRISDTIPRWFWNSISQYVYLNLSTNQIYGEIPNCDRPLPLVPSPGLLDLSNNALSGSIFHLICKRENESDNIYVYLKLSKNYFSGDIPDCWMSWPNLLVLNLGNNFFSGSLPISIGTLSSLELLNLRNNRMVGIIPVSIQNCSNLKVLDMGENEFVGDIPIWMGEDFQVYRFSIFDQTSFMGLCQFNFVV; encoded by the coding sequence ATGAAATCAACTATGGTTGTTTTTGTTGCCCTTCTCTTTCTTGAGTTGTTTACTTTAGTTACCATGATCAACATCAGCTTCTGCATTGGCAACCCTAACGTGGGTTGCGTAGACAGTGAGAGACAAGCGCTTTTAAAGTTGAAGCAAGATCTCAGTGATCCTTCAAACCGTCTTGCTTCTTGGAATATTGGTGATGGAGATTGCTGTGCATGGGATGGTGTTGTTTGTAACAACTTCACTGGCCATGTGCTTCAGCTCAACCTCGGAAACCCTAATCCTAATTATGGCACGGGGTCAAAGCTGGTTGGTAAGATAAATCCCTCTTTGTTTGACTTAAAGCATTTGATTCACTTGGACTTAAGTGATAATGATTTCCAGGGAATTCAAACTCCCTCGTATCTTGGCTCTCTTAAGAACCTTAGATACCTAAATCTCTCTGGAGCCGAATTTGCAGGAGTGATTCCTCACCAACTTGGAAATATCTCTAATCTTCAATATCTTGACCTTAGTAAGAGTTATTATGAGTTACAAGTTGAAAGTATTTCATGGCTTTCTGGTCTTTCTTTTCTAGAGCACCTTGATCTGAGTCTGGTTGACCTTACTAAATCCTCTGATGGTTTAGTGACGATAAACTCACTCCCTTCTTTAAAAGTATTAAAGTTGTCCTCCTGTGAACTCCATCACTTTCCTTCATTACCCTCTACTAATTTTTCCTCCCTTAAGGCCCTCGATCTTTCTGGAAACCATTTTAATAACTCTTTGTTTCAATATAGTAGTTGGGTTTTTGGTCTTCGTAATTTAGTCTTTTTCGATCTTAGCGATAATGAATTTCATGGTAAAATCCCCAGTGGACTAGGAAACTTGACGTTTCTTAGACATCTTGATTTATCTTCTAATGAATTCAATTCTGCAATACCTGGCTGGTTGTCTAAGCTTAATGATCTTGAGTTCCTTTCTCTTAGAGGTAATAGCTTGCATGGTACGATTTCATCAATGGGTCTAGAAAAATTGACTTCTATCAAAACTCTCGACCTTTCTTTCAATGTAGAACTTGGAGGGCAGATTCCAACATCATTTGTAAGACTTTGTAAGTTAACATCAATAGACGTCTCATATGTCAAATTGGGTCAAGATTTATCACAAGTCTTAGATATCTTCTCGTCATGTGGTGCATATGCACTAGAGTCACTGGTTTTGAGCGGTTGTCACATTTGTGGTCACTTGACAAATCAACTCGGGCAATTTAAAAGTCTGCACACTCTTGAATTGAGAGATAACTCTCTTTCAGGTCCCCTTCCACCTGCTCTAGGAGAACTTTCATCGATGAAAAACTTAGATCTTTTCAATAACACGCTGGATGGTGCTATTCCAATGTCTTTGGGACAATTATCACACTTAGAACTTATGGATTTGTCCAACAACAGGTTGAATGGAACTCTTTCTGAAATTCACTTCGTCAACCTAACAAAATTGACCTCATTTTCTGCATTTGGAAACTCGCTAATCTTCAAAGTCAATCAGAGTTGGGTTCCTCCTTTTCAACTCGAAAAACTAAGATTGAGGTCATGTCATTTAGGGCCTCAATTTCCGTCGTGGCTTCGTTCCCAAAAGCATTTGTTCATTCTGGACATATCCAACACAAGAATTTCAGATACTATTCCCCGTTGGTTTTGGAATTCCATTTCCCAGTACGTGTACTTGAATCTCTCTACCAATCAAATCTATGGTGAGATTCCAAATTGTGACCGCCCATTGCCTCTTGTACCTTCCCCGGGTCTACTTGATCTTTCCAACAATGCTTTGTCAGGATCCATTTTCCATTTAATATGTAAGAGGGAGAATGAGTCGGACAACATTTACGTATATCTCAAACTctcgaaaaattatttttctggaGATATACCTGATTGTTGGATGAGCTGGCCTAACTTGCTTGTGCTGAATTTAGGTAACAACTTTTTTTCTGGTAGCCTTCCTATCTCAATTGGAACTTTAAGTTCTCTTGAATTATTGAACCTTCGCAATAATAGAATGGTTGGAATAATTCCTGTGTCAATTcaaaattgttcaaatttgaaaGTACTGGACATGGGTGAAAATGAGTTTGTTGGCGACATTCCAATATGGATGGGAGAAGATTTTCAGGTTTATCGATTCTCAATCTTCGATCAAACAAGCTTCATGGGTCTTTGCCAATTCAACTTTGTCGTCTAA
- the LOC102625178 gene encoding receptor-like protein EIX1, whose protein sequence is MKSTMSVSVALVFLELFAISSFCSGNSDVGCTDSEREALLKLKQDLKDPSNRLGSWVVDGDCCKWAEVVCSNLTGHVLQLSLRNPFRNDLRYATTEYEDYMRSMLSGNVNPSLVDLKHLTHLDLSGNDFQGIRIPKYLGSLKNLRYLNLSGAEFAGIIPHQLGNLSNLRCLDLSWSEYALQVHSFSWLSGLSLLEHLDLSQMNLNKASDWLLVINSLPSLKVLKLSDCELHHFPPLPSGNYSSLNALDLSQNYFHNSFFQYGSWVFGPRHLVIMDLSYNQFEGQIPNRLGNRTSLRHLDLSANKFNSTTPGWLSKFNHLEFLSVSSNGLQGTISSIGLENLTLSKQSTFP, encoded by the coding sequence atgaaatcaacaatgAGTGTTTCTGTTGCCCTTGTTTTCCTTGAGTTATTTGCAATATCTAGCTTCTGCAGTGGCAACTCTGACGTCGGTTGCACAGACAGTGAGAGAGAAGCGCTTTTAAAGTTGAAACAAGATCTCAAAGATCCTTCCAACCGTCTTGGCTCTTGGGTTGTTGATGGAGATTGCTGCAAATGGGCTGAAGTTGTTTGTAGCAACCTTACTGGCCATGTCCTTCAGCTCAGCCTGCGAAATCCTTTCAGAAATGATCTCAGATATGCCACTACTGAATATGAAGATTACATGAGGTCAATGCTGAGTGGTAATGTAAATCCTTCTTTGGTTGATTTAAAGCATTTGACTCACTTGGACTTAAGCGGTAATGATTTTCAGGGAATTAGGATTCCCAAATATCTTGGTTCTCTTAAGAACCTAAGATATCTCAATCTCTCTGGAGCCGAATTTGCAGGAATAATTCCTCACCAACTTGGAAATCTCTCTAATTTGCGATGTCTTGATCTCAGTTGGTCGGAATATGCGTTGCAAGTACATAGTTTTTCATGGTTATCTGGTCTATCTTTGCTAGAACACCTCGATCTTAGTCAGATGAACCTTAATAAAGCCTCTGATTGGTTACTGGTGATAAACTCACTCCCTTCTTTAAAAGTATTAAAGTTGTCTGACTGCGAACTCCATCACTTTCCTCCATTGCCCTCTGGAAATTATTCCTCTCTTAACGCCCTCGATCTTtcccaaaattattttcataactcTTTTTTTCAATATGGCAGCTGGGTTTTTGGTCCCCGTCATTTAGTCATTATGGATCTGAGCTATAATCAATTTGAAGGTCAAATCCCCAACAGACTGGGAAACCGGACGTCTCTTAGACATCTTGATTTATCTGCAAACAAATTCAATTCTACAACACCTGGCTGGTTGTCTAAGTTTAATCATCTTGAGTTCCTTTCTGTTAGTAGTAATGGCTTGCAGGGTACGATTTCATCAATTGGTCTTGAAAACTTGACTCTATCAAAACAATCGACCTTTCCTTAA